In one Zobellia galactanivorans genomic region, the following are encoded:
- a CDS encoding nucleotide sugar dehydrogenase, with translation MKNIKIAIIGLGYVGLPLARLFATKYPVIGFDINEERIKELQSGTDSTLEVEDDILQQVLRDTPQMETGLHCTNQMEAISDCNYYIVTVPTPVDHTNRPVLTPLYKSSETVGKVLKKGDTVVYESTVYPGVTEEECIPVLEKVSGLVFNKDFFVGYSPERINPGDKEHTVEKILKVTSGSTPETGKKVNALYASVITAGTHLAPSIKVAEAAKVIENSQRDINIAFVNELAKIFNLMDIDTSAVLEAAGTKWNFLPFKPGLVGGHCIGVDPYYLAQKAQEFGYHPEIILAGRRMNDGMGKYVASEVIKLMVQREIKIKGAKMLVLGITFKENCPDVRNTKAVDVITNLKSYGANISIFDPWASKEEVEEEYGLEIVNQVPNEKYDTIVLAVAHNEFLNIDLRALLNENGVLYDVKGILKGKVDGRL, from the coding sequence ATGAAAAATATTAAAATAGCAATAATAGGATTGGGTTATGTTGGCCTACCTCTTGCACGATTATTTGCTACGAAGTATCCGGTAATCGGATTTGACATCAACGAGGAACGGATTAAAGAATTGCAATCCGGCACGGACAGTACCTTAGAGGTAGAAGACGATATTTTGCAACAAGTGTTGCGCGATACCCCTCAAATGGAAACCGGGCTACATTGTACGAACCAAATGGAGGCAATTTCCGATTGCAACTATTACATCGTAACCGTCCCCACTCCTGTGGACCACACCAACAGACCTGTTCTAACGCCTTTGTACAAATCAAGCGAAACGGTTGGGAAGGTGTTGAAAAAAGGAGACACCGTCGTCTATGAATCCACGGTATACCCTGGCGTAACGGAAGAAGAGTGTATCCCTGTACTCGAAAAAGTAAGTGGACTCGTCTTTAACAAAGATTTCTTTGTTGGATATTCCCCTGAACGTATCAATCCAGGTGACAAGGAACATACCGTAGAAAAGATTCTAAAGGTTACTTCGGGCTCTACTCCGGAAACCGGAAAAAAAGTCAATGCCCTATATGCTTCGGTAATCACTGCCGGCACCCACCTTGCCCCCTCCATAAAGGTAGCAGAGGCCGCCAAGGTAATTGAAAACTCTCAAAGGGATATCAATATCGCCTTTGTAAACGAATTGGCAAAAATCTTCAATTTAATGGATATTGACACGAGTGCCGTACTTGAGGCAGCGGGGACCAAATGGAACTTCTTGCCCTTCAAACCCGGACTGGTTGGTGGCCATTGTATTGGTGTTGACCCCTATTATCTCGCCCAAAAAGCACAAGAGTTCGGTTATCACCCCGAAATCATCCTAGCCGGTAGGCGTATGAATGATGGTATGGGGAAATACGTAGCTTCTGAAGTTATCAAATTAATGGTTCAACGGGAGATAAAGATAAAAGGAGCCAAAATGCTCGTTTTAGGTATTACCTTTAAAGAAAATTGTCCCGATGTACGAAACACTAAGGCGGTAGACGTAATTACCAACCTTAAGAGCTACGGGGCCAATATCAGTATCTTCGACCCATGGGCCTCCAAGGAAGAAGTTGAAGAAGAATATGGCCTAGAAATAGTAAACCAAGTACCTAACGAAAAGTACGATACCATTGTTCTTGCCGTTGCCCATAATGAGTTTTTAAATATTGACCTACGAGCCCTTTTAAACGAAAACGGTGTGTTATACGATGTAAAAGGCATCTTAAAAGGTAAGGTAGACGGTAGACTTTAA
- a CDS encoding SDR family oxidoreductase, which produces MSIKDLELSLNHKILVTGGAGFIGSNLCEALLDNGNRVVCLDNFATGKRENILPFTSNPNFSLIEGDIRDLSTCHKACADVDFILHQAALGSVPRSINDPITSNDVNVSGFLNMLVAARDAKVKRFVYAASSSTYGDSKSMPKVEDVIGKPLSPYAITKYVNELYANIFSSTYGLETIGLRYFNVFGQRQDPNGAYAAVIPKFTMQLMAHESPVINGDGSFSRDFTYIDNVVQMNIRALLAKDKEAINTVYNVAFGERTDLNELVSLLKTYLSEFDPQIANIDITYGPERKGDVPHSLASIEKAEKLLGYAPQFDIKTGLKNAVNWYWNNLK; this is translated from the coding sequence ATGTCCATAAAAGATTTAGAGCTTTCCCTTAACCATAAAATACTAGTCACCGGCGGTGCCGGCTTTATCGGATCCAATCTATGCGAAGCCTTATTAGACAACGGAAACCGTGTCGTTTGCCTTGACAATTTTGCAACAGGCAAACGGGAAAACATCCTCCCCTTTACCTCCAACCCTAACTTTAGCCTTATTGAAGGAGACATTAGGGATTTATCCACTTGCCATAAAGCTTGTGCCGATGTGGACTTTATATTGCACCAAGCGGCATTGGGGTCCGTTCCCCGATCTATAAATGACCCTATTACCAGCAACGACGTAAATGTTTCCGGATTTCTGAATATGCTCGTCGCTGCCCGGGATGCGAAGGTAAAACGCTTTGTATACGCTGCCAGTTCTTCCACCTATGGGGATTCAAAATCAATGCCGAAAGTAGAGGACGTTATAGGGAAACCTCTTTCCCCTTATGCCATTACCAAATATGTAAACGAATTATATGCCAACATTTTCAGTTCTACATACGGACTGGAAACTATAGGGCTACGATATTTTAATGTTTTCGGGCAAAGACAAGACCCCAATGGGGCCTATGCGGCCGTAATTCCAAAATTTACCATGCAACTTATGGCCCATGAGTCGCCAGTTATAAATGGTGATGGTAGTTTTTCCCGAGATTTTACGTATATCGACAATGTCGTTCAAATGAACATAAGGGCTTTGTTGGCAAAGGACAAAGAAGCCATTAACACCGTATACAACGTAGCCTTTGGCGAACGTACCGATTTGAACGAACTTGTAAGCTTGCTAAAAACCTATTTAAGTGAATTTGATCCGCAAATTGCAAATATCGATATCACTTACGGCCCAGAAAGAAAGGGAGATGTCCCCCACTCTTTGGCGTCTATAGAAAAGGCTGAAAAATTGCTAGGCTACGCGCCTCAATTCGATATAAAAACCGGACTCAAAAATGCCGTTAATTGGTATTGGAACAATTTAAAATAA
- a CDS encoding alpha/beta hydrolase family protein, with amino-acid sequence MIKKAFYLSLLLLALFYGVMIGKYRVFPYELFKSLQDISEEQISNPLESYVYTQNDLEALISVKPDNIDSLRNVLRDVVFGSKSLPELLPVKVFDTSDDFYSDLKNLDKIEQFEINQAHGLKSIGYIFHPNAKNNRLIIYHQGHSGGFNLGKNTIQYFLKKGFTIYALAMPLKGKNNHPVIEVKKIGKIHLENHEELKYLDNPLQYFVAPVVAMVNYAKKQNYNEIAMIGISGGGWTTTVTAALDPRINYSFPVAGTYPMFVRYSKPSRNYGDFEQTHEDLYQKVNYLDMYIMGATGKNRYQFQILNKYDSCCFEGDDYKKYVDFVSEKVSEFGSGKFLFYSDTSHKQHKISDIALEQIDDVLSTNHPN; translated from the coding sequence ATGATAAAAAAAGCTTTCTATTTAAGTTTGTTACTTTTAGCCTTGTTTTACGGAGTAATGATTGGAAAGTACAGAGTGTTTCCTTATGAATTATTCAAAAGTTTGCAAGACATATCTGAAGAACAAATATCAAATCCTTTGGAAAGCTATGTCTATACACAGAACGACCTTGAAGCCTTAATATCTGTAAAGCCAGATAATATTGATTCTCTTAGAAACGTTTTAAGAGATGTTGTTTTTGGCTCAAAGAGCTTACCCGAATTACTGCCTGTCAAAGTTTTTGATACTAGTGATGATTTTTACTCTGACTTAAAAAATCTAGACAAAATCGAACAATTTGAAATTAACCAAGCCCACGGATTAAAGTCCATAGGATATATTTTTCATCCCAATGCTAAAAACAATAGATTAATAATTTACCATCAAGGCCATAGCGGAGGATTTAACCTTGGAAAAAACACGATTCAATACTTCCTTAAAAAAGGCTTTACCATATATGCCCTAGCAATGCCTCTTAAGGGTAAAAACAACCATCCTGTAATCGAGGTAAAAAAAATAGGGAAAATTCATTTAGAAAATCATGAAGAATTAAAATACCTTGATAACCCCTTACAATACTTTGTCGCCCCTGTAGTGGCCATGGTCAATTATGCCAAAAAACAGAATTATAACGAAATCGCTATGATCGGCATAAGTGGTGGGGGATGGACTACTACAGTAACTGCCGCCCTTGACCCTAGAATAAACTATAGCTTTCCTGTTGCCGGCACCTACCCGATGTTCGTCAGGTATTCCAAACCATCCAGAAATTATGGAGATTTTGAACAAACCCATGAAGACCTCTATCAAAAGGTAAACTATCTAGACATGTATATTATGGGGGCAACCGGGAAAAACCGATACCAGTTCCAAATACTCAACAAATATGACTCATGCTGTTTTGAAGGTGATGATTATAAAAAATACGTAGATTTTGTTTCGGAAAAAGTATCAGAATTTGGAAGTGGTAAGTTTCTTTTTTATTCCGATACCAGCCATAAACAACACAAAATATCGGATATAGCTCTTGAACAAATAGATGATGTATTGAGTACTAATCATCCAAATTAG
- a CDS encoding pectate lyase, family PL1 → MNFSHPTSKRITLSLLSTLTLFSCSKDTELLESYLDASAPTNESPLGVNDFYKVGENGRITMDVLSNDRFSNPNNVKIIGVSEPKNGYVVINDDNTITYVLGDRSAQEEAEAAEAERKAREKEEAQALQEQAQVEAEEEAKAQAEREAQEKAEAEAKAQAEREAQEKAEAEAKAQAEREAQEKTEAEAQAQAEREAQEKAEAEAKAQAEREAQEKAEAEAKAQAEREAQEKAEAEAKAQAEKEAQEKAAAEAAAQEEVDDSFTYTTETTDEEGNVVTEEVNVTVTTKAFSELKAFPTAEGFGKNATGGRGGIVVEVTNLNDSGPGSLRAALEMKQTRTIVFKVGGTIKAKSHLPIYPGSENVTIAGQTAPGDGILIKGGELRIGTGNVIVRHLRIRMGDNGNDDDNSDGIKIKSFEPNGLKDVIIDHCSISWADDENISISNAKNITVQNSVIGESVRAVLMGDSKNVSFINNLFALNNSRNIMAGSVEHKDLTFEQINNIVYGFKWATAGTEGMTFNAIGNKYKLSKDFKTSTEYAITLSPPAIERSNTNRIETTRAYLKDNIIDTELLGVYRWEIKPYLISSPVNKSDYKATNASSLDDKLLPRVGASVPKRDAVDSRLINHYKNGSGSLKSNGSFPSINNGTAYKDSDKDGMSDDWEKAHGLNPNDKNDGNKDRNGDGYTNLEDFLYYLANN, encoded by the coding sequence ATGAATTTTTCCCACCCCACTAGTAAAAGGATAACCCTTTCCTTGTTATCCACCTTAACTCTTTTTTCCTGTTCCAAAGACACCGAACTCCTTGAAAGCTATTTAGATGCTTCGGCCCCAACCAATGAAAGTCCCCTTGGGGTCAATGATTTTTATAAGGTAGGGGAAAACGGACGTATTACTATGGATGTGCTTTCCAATGATAGGTTCTCCAACCCCAACAATGTTAAGATCATCGGAGTATCGGAACCCAAAAATGGTTATGTAGTCATTAATGACGATAACACCATTACCTATGTCCTAGGGGACAGATCGGCACAGGAAGAGGCCGAAGCGGCTGAGGCCGAACGCAAGGCCCGTGAAAAAGAGGAGGCCCAGGCTTTACAGGAACAAGCGCAAGTAGAAGCCGAAGAAGAAGCAAAAGCCCAAGCAGAAAGAGAGGCCCAAGAAAAGGCCGAAGCGGAAGCAAAGGCTCAAGCAGAAAGGGAAGCCCAGGAAAAAGCCGAAGCTGAAGCAAAGGCACAAGCGGAAAGGGAGGCCCAAGAAAAAACAGAAGCGGAAGCCCAAGCCCAGGCTGAGAGAGAAGCCCAAGAAAAAGCAGAAGCAGAAGCAAAGGCCCAGGCCGAAAGAGAAGCCCAAGAAAAAGCAGAAGCAGAAGCAAAGGCCCAAGCTGAAAGAGAAGCCCAAGAAAAAGCGGAAGCGGAAGCAAAAGCCCAAGCTGAAAAAGAAGCCCAAGAAAAAGCCGCTGCCGAAGCCGCGGCCCAAGAGGAAGTTGATGACTCCTTTACCTATACCACCGAAACCACCGACGAAGAAGGCAATGTAGTCACCGAGGAGGTCAATGTGACTGTAACAACCAAGGCCTTTAGTGAATTAAAGGCTTTCCCTACCGCTGAAGGTTTTGGGAAAAATGCCACAGGAGGCCGTGGAGGTATTGTGGTTGAAGTTACCAACTTAAACGATTCAGGTCCTGGAAGTCTTCGGGCAGCCTTGGAAATGAAACAAACTAGAACTATTGTTTTTAAAGTAGGAGGAACTATTAAAGCAAAATCACATTTACCTATTTATCCTGGCTCAGAAAATGTCACTATCGCCGGCCAAACCGCACCTGGGGACGGGATACTTATTAAAGGAGGTGAATTAAGAATTGGAACTGGAAATGTTATCGTTCGTCACCTAAGAATTAGAATGGGCGACAATGGAAACGATGACGATAACTCAGATGGAATAAAGATTAAATCTTTCGAACCGAATGGACTTAAAGATGTAATAATCGACCATTGTTCTATTTCTTGGGCTGATGATGAAAATATTTCAATATCTAACGCAAAAAATATTACCGTTCAAAATTCTGTTATAGGAGAAAGTGTCAGAGCTGTTTTAATGGGAGACTCAAAAAATGTATCATTTATAAACAATCTATTTGCCTTGAACAATAGCAGAAATATTATGGCTGGTTCTGTTGAGCATAAAGATTTAACTTTTGAACAAATCAACAATATTGTCTATGGCTTTAAATGGGCCACAGCAGGTACCGAAGGTATGACTTTTAATGCTATTGGCAATAAATACAAATTATCCAAAGACTTTAAAACTTCTACCGAATATGCTATTACCTTGAGCCCTCCTGCCATAGAAAGAAGCAACACAAATCGAATTGAAACTACACGTGCTTATCTCAAGGATAATATCATCGACACTGAGTTATTAGGAGTATACCGTTGGGAGATAAAACCGTACCTCATCTCCTCTCCAGTAAATAAATCAGACTATAAAGCAACAAATGCTAGTAGTCTAGATGATAAGTTACTACCCCGTGTTGGCGCTAGTGTTCCTAAAAGAGATGCTGTGGATTCGCGTTTAATTAATCACTATAAAAACGGTAGTGGCTCATTGAAAAGTAACGGTTCCTTTCCTAGCATCAACAACGGCACGGCCTATAAAGATAGCGATAAGGACGGTATGTCCGATGACTGGGAAAAAGCCCACGGACTCAACCCTAATGATAAAAACGATGGCAATAAAGACCGAAACGGAGATGGTTACACCAATTTGGAAGATTTTTTATACTACCTCGCCAACAACTAA
- a CDS encoding DUF2264 domain-containing protein produces MENWENKISAFENAESYDKEVKTVFLDTLSYAPRERFKKLFEYFFRGYQEYKSKSGALVYYPGEFSGGGQSINALEGFSRFFPLGCSYVLNTQNAPMEMEGNATNIAELFRKAVLKGSDPRSTEYWGVIGDYDQKLAEAADIALGLWISKEFIWDTFDEGEKEQVYTWLMQIREKKHGDNNWNLFPVMVVKSLEALGMAEPKDVEVAHKKFERYIKKDYLGKGWFKDGEAPPDYYNAWAIQYCLFWLNQMHPDFHSEFICKANADFSEFFKHFFGPEGFPMMGRSVCYRMAVPSPIIAASLLNQEVVSPGEALRALDYTWSYFISNGALSKGKVTQGFYSDDLSVLNSYSGAGSCLWSLRSLVTAFYVDSKTNLLEVQPQKLPVEIEDFQLRNERIDWVISGDQETGVITLEILSNPLEPVLELKPYSNWDAFLETLWQYPHRPNNKKALYENRFYTTENKIFLD; encoded by the coding sequence GTGGAGAATTGGGAAAATAAGATTTCCGCTTTTGAAAATGCAGAATCTTATGATAAAGAGGTAAAAACTGTTTTTCTGGATACACTTTCCTATGCGCCACGTGAACGGTTTAAAAAATTATTTGAGTACTTCTTTAGGGGGTATCAAGAATACAAGTCTAAGAGTGGGGCTTTGGTCTATTATCCAGGGGAATTTAGTGGTGGCGGTCAAAGTATTAATGCTTTGGAAGGTTTTTCCCGATTCTTTCCCTTAGGGTGTTCATATGTGTTAAATACCCAAAATGCCCCTATGGAAATGGAAGGGAATGCTACTAATATAGCCGAGCTATTCCGTAAAGCGGTTTTAAAAGGTTCTGATCCTAGGTCGACGGAATATTGGGGGGTGATTGGGGATTATGATCAGAAACTAGCTGAAGCCGCAGATATAGCCTTAGGTTTGTGGATTTCCAAGGAATTTATCTGGGATACGTTTGATGAAGGTGAAAAGGAACAGGTTTATACTTGGCTGATGCAGATTAGGGAAAAAAAACATGGGGATAACAATTGGAATTTATTTCCGGTAATGGTGGTAAAATCTTTAGAGGCTCTTGGAATGGCCGAACCGAAAGATGTGGAGGTGGCCCATAAAAAATTCGAGCGATATATAAAAAAAGACTATTTGGGGAAGGGGTGGTTTAAAGATGGGGAAGCACCTCCTGATTATTACAATGCCTGGGCCATACAGTATTGTTTGTTTTGGCTTAATCAAATGCACCCTGATTTCCATTCGGAATTTATTTGTAAGGCCAACGCGGATTTTTCCGAATTTTTTAAACATTTTTTTGGTCCCGAGGGTTTTCCTATGATGGGGCGCAGTGTTTGTTATCGAATGGCGGTGCCGTCTCCAATAATTGCGGCCTCGTTGTTGAATCAAGAAGTGGTTTCTCCAGGCGAGGCATTACGGGCATTGGATTATACTTGGTCTTATTTTATTTCGAACGGAGCTCTATCCAAAGGGAAGGTGACCCAAGGTTTTTATTCTGACGATTTGAGTGTTCTTAATTCGTATTCCGGAGCGGGAAGCTGCCTATGGTCTTTACGGTCCCTCGTTACGGCGTTTTACGTGGATTCTAAAACAAACCTATTGGAGGTGCAACCTCAAAAACTGCCTGTGGAAATTGAGGATTTTCAACTAAGGAACGAAAGGATTGATTGGGTTATCAGTGGCGACCAAGAGACGGGGGTAATTACCTTGGAAATTTTATCCAATCCCTTAGAGCCTGTTCTAGAGCTCAAACCGTATTCGAATTGGGATGCTTTTTTAGAGACCCTTTGGCAGTATCCCCATAGGCCTAACAACAAAAAAGCGTTGTATGAAAATCGATTTTATACCACCGAGAACAAGATTTTTTTGGATTAA
- a CDS encoding MBOAT family O-acyltransferase codes for MLFNSVDFALFLPIVFILYWFVFNKNINLQNFLIVVASYFFYGWWDWKFLGLIAFSTFVDYSIGVALSKENRPLIRKILLWTSISVNLGFLGFFKYYNFFLDNFVSAYSFFGQEINVQSLNIILPVGISFYTFQTLSYTIDVYRKQLEPTRDFIAFSAFVCFFPQLVAGPIERATHLLPQFYKKRVFDYSKAVDGMRQILWGLFKKIVIADNCAEYANEIFNNSGEYSGSTLLLGAFFFTFQIYGDFSGYSDIAIGTSRLFGFDLMKNFAFPYFSRDIAEFWRRWHISLSTWFRDYLYIPLGGSRGGTWMKIRNTFIIFLVSGFWHGANWTFLVWGALNAIYFLPLMLSGKNRQNIDIVAQGKYLPNFKEILQIIYTFLLTVLAWVFFRAENVAHALSYLANIFDTTLFSQPQILPTTLIALLALFIITEWLQREKNHGLEIYGNGLLKHRPIRWGAYIGIIIIIFSFGGSQQEFIYFQF; via the coding sequence ATGCTATTCAATTCTGTAGATTTCGCACTTTTCCTACCAATAGTATTTATTTTATACTGGTTTGTTTTTAATAAAAATATTAATCTTCAAAATTTCCTTATTGTAGTCGCCAGTTATTTCTTCTATGGTTGGTGGGATTGGAAATTTCTTGGTTTAATTGCCTTTAGCACTTTTGTTGATTACTCAATCGGTGTAGCTTTATCAAAAGAAAACAGACCGTTAATACGAAAAATTCTATTATGGACTAGCATTTCTGTTAATCTAGGTTTTTTAGGCTTCTTTAAATATTATAATTTTTTTCTAGATAATTTTGTCTCCGCCTATTCTTTCTTTGGTCAAGAAATCAATGTTCAATCCCTTAATATTATTTTACCTGTTGGTATCAGTTTTTATACCTTCCAGACTTTAAGCTATACTATAGACGTTTACAGAAAGCAACTAGAACCAACAAGGGATTTTATCGCTTTTTCCGCCTTTGTTTGTTTCTTTCCACAACTCGTTGCAGGACCAATTGAAAGGGCCACCCATTTACTGCCACAATTCTACAAGAAGCGAGTTTTTGATTATTCAAAAGCGGTAGACGGTATGCGTCAAATCTTATGGGGCCTGTTTAAAAAAATTGTGATTGCCGACAATTGCGCGGAATATGCCAATGAAATATTCAATAATTCAGGAGAATATTCCGGAAGCACCTTATTGCTAGGTGCTTTTTTCTTTACCTTTCAAATCTATGGCGATTTCTCAGGATACTCCGATATCGCCATTGGCACATCAAGGTTGTTTGGTTTTGATTTAATGAAAAATTTTGCTTTTCCCTATTTTTCCAGGGATATCGCTGAATTTTGGAGAAGATGGCACATCTCCTTATCAACTTGGTTTAGAGACTATCTTTATATCCCTCTTGGCGGAAGCCGGGGAGGTACCTGGATGAAAATCCGTAACACCTTTATCATTTTCTTGGTAAGTGGCTTTTGGCACGGAGCGAATTGGACATTTCTTGTTTGGGGAGCCTTAAACGCTATTTACTTTTTACCCCTAATGCTCTCTGGCAAAAACCGACAGAATATAGATATTGTAGCCCAAGGCAAATACTTGCCAAACTTTAAGGAAATTCTACAAATAATCTATACATTTCTTTTAACAGTCTTGGCATGGGTCTTTTTTAGGGCTGAAAATGTGGCTCACGCACTAAGTTATTTAGCCAATATTTTCGACACAACCCTTTTCTCTCAACCACAAATATTACCCACGACCCTAATAGCCTTGCTTGCCCTGTTTATTATCACAGAATGGCTTCAAAGAGAAAAAAATCACGGTCTTGAAATCTACGGCAACGGATTATTAAAACATAGACCTATCCGATGGGGAGCTTATATAGGAATTATTATCATTATTTTCTCGTTTGGAGGCTCACAACAAGAATTCATTTACTTTCAATTTTAA
- a CDS encoding NAD-dependent epimerase, whose product MKILVTGAAGFIGYHLCEKLLHQGFEVVGLDNINDYYDVNLKYDRLKQLGIERSDAQTFRKKCYGSIYGDKFSFVRMNLEDRDALPKLFKEEKVDRVCNLAAQAGVRYSIENPETYIDSNIVGYLNLLECCRHNKVEHLVYASSSSVYGLNEKIPFSTSDSVDHPISLYAASKKSNELMAHTYSHLFGFATTGLRFFTVYGPWGRPDMALFLFTDAIAKGNPIQVFNHGKMERDFTYVDDIVEGIVRVLTKTVRNRDLYEIYNIGNNNAVKLTDFIEAIESSMGQKATKELMPMQPGDVERTWADVNDLIRDYDYQPNTSVVEGVQKFIEWYKNYYKK is encoded by the coding sequence ATGAAAATTCTTGTCACCGGTGCAGCCGGTTTTATAGGATATCATCTCTGTGAAAAACTCTTGCATCAAGGTTTTGAGGTCGTCGGCCTAGATAACATCAACGATTATTACGATGTAAACCTCAAATACGACCGTCTGAAGCAATTGGGCATTGAACGGAGCGATGCCCAAACATTTCGTAAAAAATGTTACGGCTCCATCTATGGTGACAAATTTTCTTTTGTTCGAATGAACCTCGAAGACCGGGACGCCCTTCCCAAACTTTTTAAGGAAGAGAAAGTGGACCGGGTCTGTAATTTGGCTGCGCAAGCCGGTGTCCGTTACAGCATTGAAAATCCAGAGACCTACATTGATAGTAATATTGTGGGCTACCTGAATTTACTAGAGTGTTGCAGACACAATAAAGTCGAACACTTAGTTTACGCCAGTAGCTCCAGTGTCTATGGTTTGAACGAAAAAATACCTTTTTCCACTTCAGATAGTGTAGACCATCCGATAAGCCTGTATGCCGCAAGCAAAAAGAGTAATGAACTTATGGCCCACACCTATAGCCATTTGTTCGGGTTTGCAACCACGGGACTCCGATTTTTCACGGTATATGGCCCTTGGGGACGTCCCGACATGGCCCTGTTCCTGTTTACCGATGCCATTGCCAAAGGCAATCCGATACAGGTATTCAACCATGGTAAGATGGAACGCGACTTTACCTATGTCGACGATATTGTTGAAGGGATTGTACGTGTACTCACCAAAACGGTTCGTAATAGGGATTTGTACGAAATCTATAATATCGGCAATAATAATGCCGTTAAATTAACCGATTTTATAGAAGCCATCGAGAGCAGTATGGGGCAAAAAGCCACAAAAGAGTTGATGCCCATGCAGCCAGGAGATGTTGAACGTACCTGGGCCGATGTAAATGACCTGATTAGGGACTACGACTACCAGCCCAATACCAGCGTAGTCGAAGGTGTCCAGAAATTTATTGAGTGGTATAAAAACTATTATAAAAAATAG
- a CDS encoding nucleotide sugar dehydrogenase — MKKVNKICCIGAGYVGGPTMSVIASQCPEITVTVVDINQARIDQWNDSDLDNLPVYEPGLKEIVEKTRGKNLFFSTEVDKAIDEAEIIFISVNTPTKTYGKGKGQAADLKFVELCARNIAKVAKTDKIVVEKSTLPVRTASAIKSILENTGNGVKFEILSNPEFLAEGTAIEDLLHADRVLIGGDETPSGQEAKDTLSSIYEHWLPKERVLQTNVWSSELSKLVANAFLAQRVSSINAISALCERTDANVAEVSRAIGTDSRIGPKFLNASVGFGGSCFQKDILNLVYISRTFGLNEVADYWEQVIIMNDYQKRRFAENIISTLYNTVSGKKIVFFGWAFKKDTNDTRESAAINIADALLEEKAEIVVYDPKVSADRIYADLDYLDTRTPEENRQLLTVVNDPMEAVQEAHAIAILTEWDEFKTYSWDTIFEKMLKPAFVFDGRRLLSKEEMEEKGFQYYKIGQS; from the coding sequence ATGAAAAAAGTAAATAAAATATGCTGTATCGGTGCAGGATATGTAGGTGGACCAACCATGTCCGTTATTGCCAGCCAGTGTCCTGAAATTACGGTAACTGTTGTGGACATTAACCAAGCCAGAATCGACCAATGGAATGATTCGGACCTAGATAATTTACCCGTCTACGAGCCAGGGCTAAAAGAAATAGTTGAAAAAACCAGGGGAAAGAACCTTTTCTTCTCCACTGAAGTGGACAAAGCCATAGATGAGGCCGAGATTATTTTCATATCGGTAAACACCCCAACAAAGACCTATGGAAAAGGGAAAGGGCAGGCAGCAGATTTAAAATTTGTAGAGCTCTGTGCCCGTAATATCGCCAAAGTGGCCAAAACCGATAAAATAGTCGTAGAAAAATCTACATTACCGGTACGAACGGCCAGTGCGATCAAAAGTATTTTGGAAAACACCGGGAATGGCGTAAAATTCGAAATTCTTTCCAACCCTGAATTTTTGGCCGAAGGTACTGCCATAGAAGATTTGCTCCATGCCGACCGGGTGTTGATCGGCGGTGACGAAACACCTTCGGGACAAGAAGCTAAGGACACCCTCAGTTCCATTTACGAACATTGGCTTCCCAAAGAGCGTGTTTTACAGACCAATGTATGGTCTTCCGAGCTCTCTAAATTGGTTGCCAACGCATTTTTGGCACAAAGGGTTTCTTCCATCAATGCCATTTCAGCATTATGTGAACGTACCGATGCCAATGTGGCGGAGGTGTCAAGGGCGATTGGCACCGACAGTAGAATTGGACCTAAATTCCTAAATGCCTCTGTTGGTTTTGGAGGCTCTTGCTTTCAAAAGGACATCCTGAACTTGGTGTATATATCAAGAACTTTCGGACTTAATGAGGTTGCCGATTATTGGGAACAGGTCATCATTATGAACGATTATCAAAAAAGACGTTTTGCCGAAAATATAATTTCAACCTTATACAACACGGTTTCAGGCAAGAAAATTGTTTTCTTCGGATGGGCCTTTAAAAAGGATACCAATGATACTAGGGAATCCGCCGCCATTAACATAGCCGATGCCCTACTTGAAGAAAAGGCGGAAATTGTGGTATACGACCCAAAAGTTTCGGCCGATAGAATTTATGCCGATTTGGATTACCTAGATACAAGGACTCCCGAAGAGAACCGACAACTCCTTACGGTAGTAAACGACCCTATGGAAGCCGTTCAAGAGGCGCATGCCATAGCCATTCTAACCGAATGGGATGAATTCAAGACCTATTCTTGGGATACGATTTTTGAAAAAATGTTAAAACCTGCCTTTGTTTTCGACGGCCGTCGCCTATTATCAAAAGAAGAAATGGAAGAAAAAGGCTTCCAATACTACAAAATAGGACAATCATGA